The segment GGGATCCCAGCCGCCGCGGTGCCAGTCGGTAAAACGGCCCGTCATCCGGATGTCTTCGGATTTGGTGCCCGCCGCCGCGATGAGGCCCATCGGCAGCGCGCCCTGGGTCAGGTCCGGGATGATGAACACGTCGCCGCCCGCGCCGTCCGACGCGAGATGCGGCGCGCGGTCGCGGAGCGACGGGTCGATGTACTTCCGGTACGTCTCCGGATTCTCGGTGACGTGTGAATCGGCCGAGATCATGCCTGCCTCCTGCACGACGGCATTTCTACGCCGTGCTACGGTGCAGCGCCATGGGACAGTTCGAGACGATCACCGTCGACCGC is part of the bacterium genome and harbors:
- a CDS encoding amidohydrolase; translated protein: MISADSHVTENPETYRKYIDPSLRDRAPHLASDGAGGDVFIIPDLTQGALPMGLIAAAGTKSEDIRMTGRFTDWHRGGWDPEARLADQDRDGVVAEVLYPTVGLVLCRHQDLDYKKACMDAYN